DNA from Branchiostoma lanceolatum isolate klBraLanc5 chromosome 9, klBraLanc5.hap2, whole genome shotgun sequence:
AAAAGAAGCCAACAGCAGTTTAAATTTTCATAGCTTATGCATCTAGGTAACTGATTGACTTTTGAAAATATTGACTGTATACATGACACAGCAAAATGATATTGACTTTGGCTGCTCAGTATTAAAAAGCTCGATTTTTTTGTTCATCAAAAATCTTCAGGTGAAGAAATTCATACATCACAGCAGCCCAGTTACTACATTTTCGAAAAATGCTAATATATTTTGGTTGTACAAAAAGCAATAATTCCAAGAACATGCTATACTTACGGGTTAACTTTACTGAAGGCTACACAGGTGCAGGTCTTGCGGTGCACCAGTCTGCCCAGACGCGCCTTCCCTTTGACGATGCAGTAGGGAACGTTCATTTTCCGACAAAGCGCTGGCAGGAAGAGCACCAACTGTTGGACAAAAACACAATATATCAGGCATGAGGGTGTAAGAAAGATGTACATATATCTGAGCTAGGGAAGTTTTCAGACTTAACGTAGTGGGTTCCTCTGGCTATGTTGGCTGCTCAGCATTAAAAAGCTCGTATTGTTGATCAACACAACAGTTCAGGTGAAGAAATTCAAACATCACAGCAGCACGAGGAATGAATAACTTAAAACTACTTCAGCACCAATAAAGCTTTTATTGGCCATAACGTCCTCTACAGCAGTGACTTAGCATATAAGTCAACAGATGTAAAACCATTAGTAATGACGGGTGTATCAAGTCCATACCTCGATAGGGTCGACATCATGAGCGATGACCACCAGCTGTGCCTTCTTGGACTCCACCAGGGTGGTGACCGTGTTGACACCAGAACGGATGACAGCGGGGCGTTCTGTTGGGACGTCCTCCTTACCAGACACGCGCTTCTTGGCACGCTCCATGAGACGCTTCTTGCGCTCGACTTTGGTCTCAGGGCGGTACTTCTGAGCAAGGCGGAACAGCTGTGTGGCTGGAAAATCATACAGAAATACATCAACCACAGTCCTAACCCTGACTGGAATATCTTTATTATATTGCTAATCAGTTTTCACACCCTCTACAACTTTATAACTGCACACTGGAGTCTTATTGAAGGTCATAGAGCGTTAATAAGGCTAAGAGTAACCATGCAGAACACTGAACAGTCTGACTTTGGGTTCCCTATACTATAGGTAACATGTAGTAGTAAGGTTACCATAGAAATTGTATAACATAACTAATGGCCTACCTTTTAGACAATATCTGGGGACCACTAGAAAACATGAACTTTCACTTAACCATAAAAGTAGTAGCCACAGTATTCAGATCGGCGAGTGAAGATAAGGTTTTCCTCACCACACAAGTGTGAATTGGACATCCATTCATCATGTACTGTGGTTCAAAATACTAACACTTTTAACAAACAGTCCTCAAacatttaaaggaaacccaagcaatattactttattagggcccgaaaatcagattttgaaagtcaatttatcaaGTCATTTCTtaacatgattagttcaaacaacactatcacaatgtatagcgacgtcaaTCATGCAAAAAATATGATGTGGTGATatgaaaactcactgaaaacCGTTGCCAGGATTTatgtaggcttgcgaaactaaaAAAGGGAATCATCATACGGGACTTTTTTGCGccgttttgaaatgctcaaagtgtgaaatTATAACACAGATATGCTGAATACTGTCAGTAAATGTCATTACGATTAAGATTTCAGCACTTGtcttatttccatattttgggcccttatattgctttggttgccatCTAACTTCTAAGAAGTTTAGCAATTAACCGTGCAGTTAACCTTTACTAGACAAAAGGAATATCCTAACCTAGGATCCCTTGTGTCCCATAGTCTGATTCTCACATTTGATATGCCTCAAAGCTACAGTTGTATACCAGGTACATTAATATTGTGCCTCAGCGATCTTGGTGGTTGAGGTTGATATCAGTGACGCATCAACTAGCAAATATTGGATTTCATCAATGGCACATTAGGATCATACAGGTAATCCATATTTTAGACAGAAGAAAATGTCTCCCTACCTGTCTGCTTGTCTAGTGCCTGTGTGAACTGGTTGATGGGTGGTGGAACCTTCAGACGCTTGTAAAGGATCGCCCGCTGACGTTGGAGACGAACATACTTAGGCCAACGCACGAAACGGCTCAAGTCGCGCTTCGGCTGGATGTCCTGGCCTGTTAACACATAACCATTCGTTGTTACAACATGTCAAGTACATTTTTACTTTTTTGGTTGCAAAGAACTAGACTTTTAATAGTGCCTCAGCGATCTTGGTGGTTGGGGTTGATATCAGTGACGCATCAACTAGCAAATATTGGATTTCATCACTGGCACATTAAACTATCTAGTATGTCGAAGCAACCAACATTTAACAAAATTTTAAGGGTTCAAAAATGACATGCATCAACTAGTTTTGTTGAGTTCTATAACACACACAATTTCAAACCATAACATTCCTATAATCTTGATgggaaaatgtacaaaaagttCATACCGATGCCATAGTTGCGAGGCCTCTTCTCGAACAGTGGGTTCTGTTCCTTCTTCTTAGGCTCAGCCTTCCTGGCCACCGCAGGAGGCGGTGCCACCTTCTTGCCCCTAGAGCGAGCAACTTTTCCCTTCGGCTGGGGAGAGATGATACTTAAGGTTAACAAAACTGCAGCTGTGAAGTGTGATACACACCATTTGACATTTATACTACTGCATACAattgtatctatttatttgaTTTAGTACCATGGCCAGCTTTTACATCCATGTTGTCAAAGCTTTGTTGTTGTATCTTGCTATCAAAAACGTGTCTTGCAATACTTTGACAATAGGCACTGGAATGATTGACTAGTGATGTAACATGTAGCATAAACCTTTATATCATAAAAGCCACAGTATTCAGATCGGCGAGTGAAGATAAGGTTTTCCTCACCACACAAGTCATGAACTGTGGTTATATAAACTTACGCAACGCTTAATTATTAGCCACGACATACAAATATATGGGATTCTAACATATCAGAAGAGTTTCAGGTTCATAAGAATATACTATTGAGTAGAGTAGACCCTTTCGGTCAGGTAGTATTCTGTTTTGAGGTGCACAGGGCCGGGCCAACTGTGCATGTCTCGGCAACTCTCTATGACTAGCTCTACAACACTTGCAAGCTATTACATACAGATGCACAAACACCAAGCTGGCAAATCTCTAAATGAGTAAAATGAATCTGgtgtctgtacatgtgtctCGTCACAAAATGCTCTTTTCCATTCCGGTCCATGCTGAATCCGGCATCTTGATACACCTAAACAAACGCCCGTATTTCTGACAGATTTTCACAACCATCGTCGAAAATAACGCCAAGGAAAATATCTTCATCACTTTCACTTTAAGTACGACCTAAAATACAAGCCAGTATGTTGATAAATAGCGAGGATTTTGCTTGATTCATACGCCGCTATACAATTTCCATACCCACCATTTTGACGAAGGTCCAAAAAGGAAGAGGAGAGGATTGTGGGAGTTATTCTCTCGTCCAATCTCACGTTATGTTACGAGATTTTAGTTGAGACTCTGCCATTATCTCTGATGGGTGTGTATTcttttgatttatttctgaAAAATAAATCATATATATCTATCGAGGATGGTTCAACAAATTGCAAATAATGTAACGTCTAGTTTAGGTATTTCTTTATCAAACTGTATTCTATTTGTTATAATCAATAGCCCCTCTCACAACGAATTGTTCAGAGGTAACCCCTTGGCGAGAGTGGTTACTACCGAGCACAAAGCGGGAAGTGGGATCAGGATGGTGTGTGACTGCAGGttttagttttgaaaaaaatattaaattctAGGTGATAAGATGTCACAACAGCGAGGTATAACGCAGAGCAAAGAGTCACTACTCAAGTCCTACAACAAGCGCCTTAAAGATGACGTCAAATCTATTCTGGACAACTTCACAGA
Protein-coding regions in this window:
- the LOC136441839 gene encoding large ribosomal subunit protein eL8-like, which translates into the protein MPKGKVARSRGKKVAPPPAVARKAEPKKKEQNPLFEKRPRNYGIGQDIQPKRDLSRFVRWPKYVRLQRQRAILYKRLKVPPPINQFTQALDKQTATQLFRLAQKYRPETKVERKKRLMERAKKRVSGKEDVPTERPAVIRSGVNTVTTLVESKKAQLVVIAHDVDPIELVLFLPALCRKMNVPYCIVKGKARLGRLVHRKTCTCVAFSKVNPEDKGQLAKLIDAVKNNYNERFDEIRRHWGGGVMGNKSLARVAKLEKAKAKELAQKMG